In the Syngnathus scovelli strain Florida chromosome 8, RoL_Ssco_1.2, whole genome shotgun sequence genome, one interval contains:
- the mitd1 gene encoding MIT domain-containing protein 1 — protein sequence MTQNHLPGMESSAISVLKRAVELDQSGRFLESLVCYQEGIQLLLDAQKAVKDESKRGHYREKIKGYMDRAEQIKAHVNKTKEEGKYHEQVRIEEDATGYSYEAVFKPYISGALTEVWVEDPYIRHTHQLYNFLRFCEMLLKASCKVKTIHLLTSPEEDGGQQASCMAELKQSLGAHGVTLDLQYSTSIHDREIRFDNGWIVKIGRGLDYFKKPKGRFSIGYCDYDLRQCHKTTVDIFHSKHTKVL from the exons ATGACTCAAAATCACCTACCAGGTATGGAGTCGTCCGCCATCTCTGTCCTAAAGCGGGCGGTGGAGTTGGACCAGAGTGGCCGCTTCTTGGAGTCTCTCGTCTGCTACCAAGAAGGCATTCAGCTACTGTTAGACGCCCAAAAAG CAGTGAAGGATGAGTCGAAGAGAGGACATTACAGGGAAAAGATAAAAGGTTATATGGACAGAGCAGAACAAATCAAAGCTCATGTGAACAAGACGAAAGAAG AGGGAAAGTACCACGAGCAGGTAAGGATAGAGGAGGATGCCACAGGTTACAGTTACGAGGCCGTCTTCAAGCCGTACATCAGTGGTGCTCTTACGGAGGTCTGGGTGGAGGATCCTTACATACGACACACTCATCAG CTGTACAACTTCTTGCGGTTCTGTGAGATGCTACTCAAAGCGTCATGCAAGGTGAAGACCATACATCTCCTCACGTCACCTGAAGAA GATGGTGGCCAACAGGCAAGCTGCATGGCCGAGCTGAAGCAGAGCCTCGGTGCTCACGGCGTCACTCTTGACCTGCAGTACTCCACCTCCATCCATGACAGAGAGATCAG GTTTGATAACGGTTGGATTGTCAAGATCGGAAGAGGGCTGGATTACTTCAAGAAACCCAAA GGACGATTCTCCATTGGATACTGTGACTATGACCTCAGGCAGTGCCACAAAACCACAGTAGACATTTTCCATTCAAAACACACCAAAGTCCTATGA
- the creg2 gene encoding protein CREG2 has protein sequence MRPTFYLTLPVLANILTACAAYTLRSSVSWAVSSNHVEADLSEEVAPSLLVDGGGLWKQAYPAGIDDTPGEKVEPEGDSNVAAESPARLFSYRTEKVQVARGGPPPHQETARTARYIAHSSDWGSLATISSQDKIKGHPFGNIFSISDGPLDNSTGVIYFYMTPMDNTVTDLKINPHASITFSEAESDFCRQMIYEAEDPRCARLTLTGKMVEVAPEELAFAKEAMFSRHPVMAKWPVGHKWFFMKLELIQVWLQDWIGGTSLIPLEEYFKASPF, from the exons ATGAGGCCCACTTTTTATTTAACCCTGCCAGTgttggcaaacattctgaccgcgTGTGCAGCCTACACTTTGAGGAGCTCCGTCTCCTGGGCAGTCTCCTCCAACCACGTGGAGGCCGACCTGTCGGAGGAAGTCGCCCCGTCTTTGCTGGTGGATGGCGGCGGACTGTGGAAGCAGGCGTATCCGGCAGGCATAGATGACACTCCCGGGGAGAAAGTGGAGCCAGAGGGCGACTCCAATGTGGCGGCGGAGAGCCCCGCTCGTCTTTTTTCCTATCGGACGGAGAAGGTGCAGGTGGCGAGGGGTGGTCCTCCACCGCACCAGGAAACGGCGAGAACGGCCAGGTACATCGCTCACAGCAGCGACTGGGGTTCCCTGGCCACCATTTCTAGCCAAGACAAG atcAAAGGTCATCCTTTTGGGAACATTTTCTCCATCAGTGATGGACCACTGGACAACAGCACAGGCGTCATCTATTTTTATATGACACCTATGGACAACACAGTAACCGACCTAAAAATAAATCCTCATGCTTCCATCACTTTCTCAGAAGCTGAGAGTGATTTCTGCAGACAAATGATCTATGAGGCAGAAGACCCCAGATGTGCTCGACTCACGCTTACAGGCAAGATGGTGGAGGTGGCCCCAGAGGAGCTGGCCTTTGCCAAGGAGGCCATGTTCTCCAG GCATCCGGTGATGGCAAAGTGGCCCGTGGGACACAAGTGGTTCTTCATGAAGCTGGAGCTGATCCAAGTGTGGCTGCAGGACTGGATAGGAGGCACGTCGCTCATTCCTCTAGAAGAATACTTCAAAGCTTCCCCTTTTTAA
- the cracdla gene encoding uncharacterized protein cracdla isoform X1 gives MEAFSANTEVCAEDTSEPAKSRVKFPRARMFMRSKRAGVEINAKFSQSTSDILAGKALGSEEDLACPQGIMGSRALSHDSIFWADQVQTDDDDEPVRVSSQENVHSKIKALQVKLQQQKMHLGPPPLVLPIRRQENGGGNSNEGLAPHKSPEFSPVDVPTHGALRKVASQPSSHPLSPIFKPPASKFGTATTPSPTFIPFGPAVTSPGEFPSDFSTPAQFTPSLDTSAARHRMSIKPRNQRVSSKRRAAEPDAKVDDMNNHPEPVTDEHAKEEVKLEEQGEIKVSQQTFPKSTQPEAFRSEATLDRAGRCSPVSSQELQVKLQRRALVVSSEGAHPYSGDSGIERKTHNKSETISFSQLSNSCASTLSRSAICPQDEADVDSVRGLKRPGSGSFHSSITSAKSRIEDRPRSGSFVGVVGQAGSRHKVGGPVEDITSSLRQRDERKDLQPGGRPFTVGKLRQEQKSSGHPWERQDSVKNLKGAKSVDAVPSQEVEGVVVATKVEIKEEGEEEAKTMFGFKLRSTSNSMRFWSDGSSRSESRKSSNEEPSVGLKSQESRDNDSLSKNANAGDFTQTDPVLSCKPSPPSIFEASTFPTDVQSTSLNQSQELQSTPQTNSPEVSWMSLAMEKTRSLQQLFARRFPKDCSSTAPPEQTPNSAEIKSQSVRLQEWEKPAHDGGGRVVTEHGESFQKTTVNTWKEPEAPQSHVNTSQPALQRNVWTKCGSPSRSAAQLDTPSQFGTATTQSRAQSYQTSDQHPLPWSQRGLQPTPQQPKYVDQGKCTIQEKESSSPPGNRSILARSVSERAAFLERQAEWCCPTLTKGVELRKAQVEIKTEPLTQGKDTKPEEGFKPPESHSPIRVPDRPREEKWMRKNLGSSRSPSSSPILRSTADNAQPSWMELAKRKSMAWSDKTMD, from the exons ATGGAGGCCTTCTCGGCGAATACAGAGGTGTGCGCTGAAGATACTTCAG AACCAGCAAAGTCCAGAGTCAAGTTTCCTAGGGCTCGTATGTTTATGAGAAGCAAGCGAGCAGGCGTGGAGATCAATGCCAAGTTCAGCCAGTCGACCAGTGACATCCTTGCAGGAAAGGCGCTGGGATCCGAGGAGGATTTGGC ATGCCCTCAGGGAATTATGGGATCTCGAGCGCTCTCCCACGACAGCATCTTCTGGGCCGACCAGGTGCAGACAGATGACGACGATGAGCCAGTCAGGGTGTCATCCCAGGAGAACGTCCACAGCAAAATCAAAGCTCTGCAG GTGAAGCTTCAGCAGCAGAAGATGCATCTGGGACCGCCTCCTCTTGTTCTGCCCATCAGGCGACAAGAGAATGGGGGTGGCAACTCTAATGAGGGTCTTGCTCCTCACAAGAGCCCTGAATTTTCTCCTGTGGATGTTCCAACCCATGGAGCCCTCAGAAAG GTGGCATCCCAGCCAAGCTCACACCCGCTCTCCCCCATCTTCAAACCTCCAGCATCTAAATTTGGGACCGCCACTACGCCGTCCCCAACGTTCATCCCATTTGGTCCCGCTGTCACTTCTCCTGGCGAGTTCCCGTCGGACTTTAGCACTCCGGCTCAGTTCACCCCTTCTTTGGACACATCTGCTGCCCGGCATCGTATGTCCATCAAGCCCCGCAACCAGAGGGTCAGCTCCAAGAGGAGAGCGGCTGAA CCTGATGCTAAGGTGGATGACATGAACAACCATCCTGAACCTGTGACAGATGAACACGCTAAGGAGGAAGTCAAATTGGAAGAACAAGGAGAAATCAAGGTGTCACAACAAACCTTTCCGAAATCCACCCAGCCCGAAGCGTTCCGATCGGAAGCCACTCTGGACCGTGCTGGCAGATGCTCTCCCGTGTCTTCTCAAGAGCTTCAAGTGAAGCTTCAGAGGCGAGCACTTGTAGTATCAAGCGAGGGAGCACATCCATACTCAGGAGATTCTGGAATTGAAAGAAAGACCCACAATAAGAGTGAAACCATCTCCTTCAGCCAGTTGTCCAATAGCTGTGCATCAACGTTGTCCAGATCGGCAATTTGTCCTCAGGATGAAGCCGACGTAGACAGCGTGAGAGGACTAAAAAGACCTGGATCTGGATCCTTTCATTCCTCCATTACCTCTGCCAAGAGCCGCATCGAAGACAGACCGCGATCAGGCAGTTTTGTGGGAGTTGTAGGACAAGCGGGGTCCAGACACAAGGTAGGAGGACCAGTGGAGGACATAACGTCAAGCTTGAGGCAAAGGGATGAGCGTAAGGATCTGCAGCCAGGAGGTAGGCCATTTACAGTGGGGAAACTTAGACAAGAGCAGAAAAGCTCAGGACATCCCTGGGAAAGGCAGGATAGTGTGAAAAACCTCAAAGGAGCTAAATCCGTAGATGCTGTCCCATCGCAAGAAGTGGAGGGGGTCGTAGTGGCCACAAAGGTGGAAATCAAggaggaaggagaagaagaagcaaaGACCATGTTTGGTTTTAAACTCCGCTCCACCTCTAATTCCATGCGATTTTGGTCCGATGGATCTTCCAGGAGTGAGTCGAGGAAGTCGTCGAATGAGGAACCGAGCGTCGGGCTGAAAAGTCAAGAAAGCCGAGATAACGATAGCCTGTCCAAAAATGCTAATGCGGGAGATTTCACACAGACAG ATCCAGTGCTCTCATGCAAGCCTAGCCCTCCATCTATCTTCGAGGCTTCCACCTTCCCAACAGACGTCCAATCAACCTCCTTAAATCAATCTCAGGAGCTTCAATCGACCCCGCAAACAAATTCACCCGAGGTATCCTGGATGAGTCTGGCGATGGAAAAGACCAGAAGCCTCCAGCAGCTTTTTGCGAGACGATTTCCAAAGGACTGCTCGAGTACGGCTCCACCAGAGCAGACACCAAATTCTGCTGAGATAAAATCTCAGTCTGTAAGATTACAAGAATGGGAGAAACCAGCACACGATGGCGGCGGCAGAGTCGTAACGGAGCACGGCGAATCATTCCAGAAGACAACAGTCAACACCTGGAAAGAACCAGAAGCTCCGCAATCACATGTAAATACAAGTCAACCGGCCTTGCAAAGAAACGTATGGACAAAATGTGGGTCTCCATCACGCTCCGCCGCTCAGCTAGACACCCCGTCTCAGTTTGGAACAGCGACGACTCAATCACGAGCCCAGTCCTACCAGACTTCAGACCAGCACCCGCTACCTTGGAGCCAACGAGGTCTCCAACCTACTCCACAGCAGCCCAAATATGTGGACCAGGGCAAATGTACAATCCAGGAAAAGGAGAGCTCCTCACCTCCGGGGAACCGCAGCATTTTGGCTAGATCAGTCAGCGAGCGAGCTGCGTTTTTGGAGAGACAAGCAGAGTGGTGTTGTCCGACTTTAACAAAAGGG GTAGAGTTGAGGAAAGCGCAAGTGGAAATCAAGACTGAACCCCTCACACAAGGCAAAGACACAAAACCTGAAGAAGGCTTCAAACCTCCAG AGTCCCACAGCCCCATCCGAGTGCCTGACAGACCTCGTGAAGAGAAATGGATGCGCAAAAACCTGGGGTCCTCGCGGTCGCCTTCCTCGTCACCCATCCTGAGGTCCACGGCTGACAACGCTCAGCCTTCCTGGATGGAACTGGCCAAAAGGAAGTCCATGGCGTGGAGTGACAAGACCATGGACTga
- the cracdla gene encoding uncharacterized protein cracdla isoform X2 has product MPSSASRPVTSLQERRWDPRRIWHRCVIYLHCRCPQGIMGSRALSHDSIFWADQVQTDDDDEPVRVSSQENVHSKIKALQVKLQQQKMHLGPPPLVLPIRRQENGGGNSNEGLAPHKSPEFSPVDVPTHGALRKVASQPSSHPLSPIFKPPASKFGTATTPSPTFIPFGPAVTSPGEFPSDFSTPAQFTPSLDTSAARHRMSIKPRNQRVSSKRRAAEPDAKVDDMNNHPEPVTDEHAKEEVKLEEQGEIKVSQQTFPKSTQPEAFRSEATLDRAGRCSPVSSQELQVKLQRRALVVSSEGAHPYSGDSGIERKTHNKSETISFSQLSNSCASTLSRSAICPQDEADVDSVRGLKRPGSGSFHSSITSAKSRIEDRPRSGSFVGVVGQAGSRHKVGGPVEDITSSLRQRDERKDLQPGGRPFTVGKLRQEQKSSGHPWERQDSVKNLKGAKSVDAVPSQEVEGVVVATKVEIKEEGEEEAKTMFGFKLRSTSNSMRFWSDGSSRSESRKSSNEEPSVGLKSQESRDNDSLSKNANAGDFTQTDPVLSCKPSPPSIFEASTFPTDVQSTSLNQSQELQSTPQTNSPEVSWMSLAMEKTRSLQQLFARRFPKDCSSTAPPEQTPNSAEIKSQSVRLQEWEKPAHDGGGRVVTEHGESFQKTTVNTWKEPEAPQSHVNTSQPALQRNVWTKCGSPSRSAAQLDTPSQFGTATTQSRAQSYQTSDQHPLPWSQRGLQPTPQQPKYVDQGKCTIQEKESSSPPGNRSILARSVSERAAFLERQAEWCCPTLTKGVELRKAQVEIKTEPLTQGKDTKPEEGFKPPESHSPIRVPDRPREEKWMRKNLGSSRSPSSSPILRSTADNAQPSWMELAKRKSMAWSDKTMD; this is encoded by the exons ATGCCAAGTTCAGCCAGTCGACCAGTGACATCCTTGCAGGAAAGGCGCTGGGATCCGAGGAGGATTTGGC ATCGGTGCGTCATCTATTTACACTGTAGATGCCCTCAGGGAATTATGGGATCTCGAGCGCTCTCCCACGACAGCATCTTCTGGGCCGACCAGGTGCAGACAGATGACGACGATGAGCCAGTCAGGGTGTCATCCCAGGAGAACGTCCACAGCAAAATCAAAGCTCTGCAG GTGAAGCTTCAGCAGCAGAAGATGCATCTGGGACCGCCTCCTCTTGTTCTGCCCATCAGGCGACAAGAGAATGGGGGTGGCAACTCTAATGAGGGTCTTGCTCCTCACAAGAGCCCTGAATTTTCTCCTGTGGATGTTCCAACCCATGGAGCCCTCAGAAAG GTGGCATCCCAGCCAAGCTCACACCCGCTCTCCCCCATCTTCAAACCTCCAGCATCTAAATTTGGGACCGCCACTACGCCGTCCCCAACGTTCATCCCATTTGGTCCCGCTGTCACTTCTCCTGGCGAGTTCCCGTCGGACTTTAGCACTCCGGCTCAGTTCACCCCTTCTTTGGACACATCTGCTGCCCGGCATCGTATGTCCATCAAGCCCCGCAACCAGAGGGTCAGCTCCAAGAGGAGAGCGGCTGAA CCTGATGCTAAGGTGGATGACATGAACAACCATCCTGAACCTGTGACAGATGAACACGCTAAGGAGGAAGTCAAATTGGAAGAACAAGGAGAAATCAAGGTGTCACAACAAACCTTTCCGAAATCCACCCAGCCCGAAGCGTTCCGATCGGAAGCCACTCTGGACCGTGCTGGCAGATGCTCTCCCGTGTCTTCTCAAGAGCTTCAAGTGAAGCTTCAGAGGCGAGCACTTGTAGTATCAAGCGAGGGAGCACATCCATACTCAGGAGATTCTGGAATTGAAAGAAAGACCCACAATAAGAGTGAAACCATCTCCTTCAGCCAGTTGTCCAATAGCTGTGCATCAACGTTGTCCAGATCGGCAATTTGTCCTCAGGATGAAGCCGACGTAGACAGCGTGAGAGGACTAAAAAGACCTGGATCTGGATCCTTTCATTCCTCCATTACCTCTGCCAAGAGCCGCATCGAAGACAGACCGCGATCAGGCAGTTTTGTGGGAGTTGTAGGACAAGCGGGGTCCAGACACAAGGTAGGAGGACCAGTGGAGGACATAACGTCAAGCTTGAGGCAAAGGGATGAGCGTAAGGATCTGCAGCCAGGAGGTAGGCCATTTACAGTGGGGAAACTTAGACAAGAGCAGAAAAGCTCAGGACATCCCTGGGAAAGGCAGGATAGTGTGAAAAACCTCAAAGGAGCTAAATCCGTAGATGCTGTCCCATCGCAAGAAGTGGAGGGGGTCGTAGTGGCCACAAAGGTGGAAATCAAggaggaaggagaagaagaagcaaaGACCATGTTTGGTTTTAAACTCCGCTCCACCTCTAATTCCATGCGATTTTGGTCCGATGGATCTTCCAGGAGTGAGTCGAGGAAGTCGTCGAATGAGGAACCGAGCGTCGGGCTGAAAAGTCAAGAAAGCCGAGATAACGATAGCCTGTCCAAAAATGCTAATGCGGGAGATTTCACACAGACAG ATCCAGTGCTCTCATGCAAGCCTAGCCCTCCATCTATCTTCGAGGCTTCCACCTTCCCAACAGACGTCCAATCAACCTCCTTAAATCAATCTCAGGAGCTTCAATCGACCCCGCAAACAAATTCACCCGAGGTATCCTGGATGAGTCTGGCGATGGAAAAGACCAGAAGCCTCCAGCAGCTTTTTGCGAGACGATTTCCAAAGGACTGCTCGAGTACGGCTCCACCAGAGCAGACACCAAATTCTGCTGAGATAAAATCTCAGTCTGTAAGATTACAAGAATGGGAGAAACCAGCACACGATGGCGGCGGCAGAGTCGTAACGGAGCACGGCGAATCATTCCAGAAGACAACAGTCAACACCTGGAAAGAACCAGAAGCTCCGCAATCACATGTAAATACAAGTCAACCGGCCTTGCAAAGAAACGTATGGACAAAATGTGGGTCTCCATCACGCTCCGCCGCTCAGCTAGACACCCCGTCTCAGTTTGGAACAGCGACGACTCAATCACGAGCCCAGTCCTACCAGACTTCAGACCAGCACCCGCTACCTTGGAGCCAACGAGGTCTCCAACCTACTCCACAGCAGCCCAAATATGTGGACCAGGGCAAATGTACAATCCAGGAAAAGGAGAGCTCCTCACCTCCGGGGAACCGCAGCATTTTGGCTAGATCAGTCAGCGAGCGAGCTGCGTTTTTGGAGAGACAAGCAGAGTGGTGTTGTCCGACTTTAACAAAAGGG GTAGAGTTGAGGAAAGCGCAAGTGGAAATCAAGACTGAACCCCTCACACAAGGCAAAGACACAAAACCTGAAGAAGGCTTCAAACCTCCAG AGTCCCACAGCCCCATCCGAGTGCCTGACAGACCTCGTGAAGAGAAATGGATGCGCAAAAACCTGGGGTCCTCGCGGTCGCCTTCCTCGTCACCCATCCTGAGGTCCACGGCTGACAACGCTCAGCCTTCCTGGATGGAACTGGCCAAAAGGAAGTCCATGGCGTGGAGTGACAAGACCATGGACTga
- the txndc9 gene encoding thioredoxin domain-containing protein 9: MANDMVDSLTKVLVQSAKVVEDQVDAELTKLSEMDEDDFEKMRERRLEALKKAQKQKQEWLSKGHGEYREISSEKEFFGEVKDSKKVVCHFYRNTTFRCRIVDKHLILLAKKHIETKFIKLNVERAPFLTERLRIKVIPTLALLIDGKSKDYVVGFGDLGNTDDFSTEILEWRLGCADVINYSGNLMEPPTSTQKPHSRFTKVEKKTIRGRGYETDSDDDD, from the exons ATGGCTAACGACATGGTCGACAGCCTCACGAAGGTTCTGGTGCAATCCGCTAAGGTGGTGGAGGATCAGGTGGATGCCGAGTTGACCAAACTCAGTGAAATGGATGAAGATGACTTTGAGAAAATGAGGGAAAGACGACTAGAGGCACTGAAGAAAGCacagaaacagaaacaa GAGTGGTTATCTAAAGGACACGGAGAATACCGTGAAATTTCTAGTGAGAAAGAATTCTTTGGTGAGGTCAAGGACAGCAAGAAAGTTGTCTGCCATTTCTACAGAAATACCACCTTCAG ATGTAGGATCGTGGACAAACACTTGATCCTCCTGGCAAAGAAGCACATTGAGACCAAATTCATCAAACTCAACGTGGAGAGGGCGCCCTTCTTGACCGAGCGGCTGCGCATCAAAGTCATCCCCACCCTGGCGCTGCTCATCGACGGCAAGTCCAAGGACTACGTGGTCGGCTTCGGCGACCTGGGGAACACTGACGATTTCAGCACCGAGATCCTGGAATGGCGACTGGGCTGCGCCGATGTTATTAACTACAG TGGTAACCTGATGGAGCCGCCCACATCCACGCAGAAGCCTCACTCCAGGTTCACCAAAGTGGAGAAGAAGACCatcagggggcggggctatgaAACAGATTCTGACGATGACGACTGA
- the mrpl30 gene encoding large ribosomal subunit protein uL30m — translation MLEATEMSAFSLKSSSVKVLTGISRCILFGRSKFTRARIPQEFFEERSKEHEKYGGDPEQPHKLHVVTRVRSAMRRPYWEKDMVKNLGLQKPHVPVIHKNTPAVNNKLKVIKHLVRIQPLRTPYGLPTEQDMADSYINSNGELIVRRLLTPIQPKAIES, via the exons ATGTTAGAAGCCACTGAAATGTCTGCATTCAGTTTAAAGTCGTCATCCGTCAAA GTCCTGACAGGAATTTCccgttgtattttgtttggaCGCAGCAAGTTTACCAGAGCAAGAATTCCACAAGAG TTCTTTGAAGAGCGGTCGAAGGAACACGAGAAATATGGTGGCGACCCAGAGCAGCCACACAAACTTCACGTAGTGACTCGTGTCAGAAGCGCAATGAGACGGCCATACTGGGAGAAAGACATGGTGAAGAACCTGGGCCTCCAAAAG CCTCATGTGCCTGTGATCCACAAGAATACACCTGCAGTCAACAACAAACTCAAAGTCATCAAGCATCTTGTCAG GATTCAGCCACTGAGGACACCGTACGGGCTGCCCACCGAGCAGGACATGGCTGACAGCTACATCAATAGCAATGGCGAACTGATTGTTCGACGGCTGCTCACACCGATCCAACCCAAAGCTATTGAATCTTAG